CTTCAAACGCGGGCACGGATTATCCTTCAAGTAGCTGCTCATGCCCTGCATCCACTCGCGGATCTCACTTCTGAGGGGCGGTGCCTCTCCATTCAGGGCACGCCTGAGACTGGTGAGGGACATACCCGTACGACGGGCAAGAACAACCTCATTCCATCCAATATGCACCATCAACTGACGGTCGGAATATCCTTGGCGTTTCCGCCTGGCTTTTTCTTCCGCCGTCAAGACAGCGGGGCGTCCTCGCCGCGGAATAACGCTACTCACGAGAGCCCCGTTTATCTTCAATGGTAAAGACTGCTGGCTTTCCTTCACCCGGCTTTTGGCTCCTGCGGTTGGCACTGTGCGAATGTTCCACAGATCCGTTATGCCGCGAAGCCGGGGGATCAATCATCAATAAAGTCATGTCGGGTGAGCCTCCGAAAATCCCTCGGCCTGGTGGTGACAGGCCGAAAGACTGCAAGAAAAAACTTAACTCTTTGCTGAATCGAGGAACCGCAACTCCCCGCCATTTTCCACTATTGTCTCCCATACCTGAATAGTGCGGCCTTCCTTTTCATAAGTCCGGCATTGCAACCGCCCGTTAATAAGGACCAATCGGCCTTTACCGCCCGCCTTTTCCAGCTTCTCGACCAGTCCTTTCTGGAACGTGACCACTTTGTGCCAGGTAGTATGCTCATTCCACTGACCACCTTCGCCCGGCCAGGTGTTGGTATCGGCCACCGAAATGGTGGCCTTCTTGCGGCCATTGCCCAACTCGACAATTTCAGCGTCCTGGCCGACATGACCGACAATGACATGCACGCTCGACATATTCATATCTCCCTAAAAAGAGAAGGTTCTCATACCCGTCCTCATGTCCTTAATGTATCGCGATACACTATGGAAGGCCTGCTTATTGGATCAATTCCGGCCTCCAACGCTCAATAATTTTGCGAAACTCCGGCCCCAACGCCGGATCGAATTGATCCGGGTACTGATGAACACGGG
The DNA window shown above is from Gluconacetobacter diazotrophicus PA1 5 and carries:
- a CDS encoding single-stranded DNA-binding protein is translated as MSSVHVIVGHVGQDAEIVELGNGRKKATISVADTNTWPGEGGQWNEHTTWHKVVTFQKGLVEKLEKAGGKGRLVLINGRLQCRTYEKEGRTIQVWETIVENGGELRFLDSAKS